AGCGCTGATGTAtaatatgacaaaaaaaatggtgCTATTCTTGTAAAACAAGTCTGTATTTTTTAACATCAGTTgatataaaaaaaggaaaaaaaacttttggtGGAAAGTACGAAGCGGTCTGGGCTCGGTTTGTGTCGGCGTTTCTCGCGGTGTGACTCGGTTCTCCCCGTTTCTCAGCCGCAAGGGAAGCGTTTGGGTTAAAATCTGACTTCTGGGGCTTCTCGAGGTTTTTGAAGCTCCTTTAGGACCTAGAGGGAAGCtgcagaggggctcttgatcagggagaggatgagggggaacagttttgagctgcaagagggagaTTTAGGAATGAGGGGAACgattttgagctgcaagaggggagattgagatgagatcttagagagaaatgttttgctgtgagggtggggaggccctggcccaggctgcccagagcaggggtggctgccccatccctggaggggttcaaggccaggttggatggagcttggagcccctgagcccaGGATTTGAGATACAGGACGTCACAGGCAGTTGTTGGCTGGGGTTTTAGGAGTTTCACGATGGTGCTTTTGCTAAAacctctgctttctgccttgCGGATTTTCATTAAGAGAAATTATGActttaaaggattaaaaaaaaaaacaaacccaaactctTTTAAAACCCCACTACTTTGGGGCCCTCATCTCTATTTTAGACACTCGCAgctggcagcacagcagcaacCGCTCCACCTGAGGCCACCGCTCCGCAGGACCAGGGGCTTTGGAAAACATTGGCAAGAGAAATTCATTAAAAAGGATTGTGGGATTAGGAAGGATTTTGAAAACAAGACACCCTTGAGAAGGCCAAATGCTTCACCGCATGACCCCGAGGGCGCCCCTAATGATCAGAGCTCTGGCTGTCGCACAGCAGCGCCGGGGCAGAGCGGTTCTGCTCAGCCAAGCGGCAGCGCTGGGGCTCCTGCTgcaggcaccccaaaaccaccccagtAAAAGCAACCCCTGCCACAAGCCACGGTGAAGAGGTGTGGGATAAGACGGGTGTTGGAGAGCAGGAGGCTGTCGCTCCCCCCGAAGAAGTGAAATCAGGCAGGACTGAGCTGCTGAAGCTCAGGAGAAAGAGCAAAGTTTGCTATTTCCTcatcttcctgaaaaaaaaaagctcaactCCTAAACTGGGGGGTTTGAAGTCACACGAGAAGCTCGTGACAGAGATCAGCAGGGACAGTGTGAGAGCCCCTGTCGCTGGGGCAGTgactgcagccccagcagctccaggtggGACCCGAgaagctctgctgctcctttgGGTTGAGTTTTTTGGCCCCAAAAATTATCCGCAAAACAGGTGCTTATgggcaaaagaggaaaagatacGAGTCAGAGCCTGGAGTGTGAACTCCGGGACAAAGCTGAGTTTCCCAGGAAGAAATCCAGAGCCTTTCCTCAAACACAGGACACAGTAACACACAACTCTGCTTTAATGAGTAGAATTCAGGTCTAGAAACCCTGCAGGGTAGAAATGccccttcttaaaaaaaaaaaaataaattcacatgTATTTATGGCACATTCCCCGTTCACACAGAATAAAGTCTCCTGCCCCAAAGGGCACCCCACTTCGCTTCCTTCACAGGGTGCTCCAATTCCACCTGCGCTCCCACGCAGAACCAGCAGCCggaggaggcagagagggaacGAGGGCAGCCAGGGCCCTTGAATTCCAGAAAAACTACAAAGGGCAGGAGCGGAATTAAATCCTCCATGGGAAAAACAGGGTTCAcagcaagagctgcagcaggcTGCACCTTCACGTTTATTTGCTTACAGTCTGCTCCATCGGTCAGGAacaggcagctcccaggagATAAGCCTTGGGAACACTAAACTCCCCAGAGTGAGGTTAAATCCACGCTTGCTCGCAGGAGGCACCAGTACAAAGCAAAACCGAGCTGCGAGGTCTCTGGCTTCAAACCCCAGAGACTCTGCGGAATGCAGGGAGCAGGAGGCTTGGAGCTGTgcgtggaggaggaggagggaggtcACCCTGCTTACCGAGGCCGTTTTCATTAAGTGTTTTGGTGTCTGTTTGTGGCAGGAGGCCTCAGGGCCAGCAAACAAACTCTGCACCACAGAGAAAGCGTGTTCGGAATGTTTCTGACTCCTTTGCCTCCTTCTAGTGCGAATCACAGAAGGGGAAGCCATCTCCGTGTGTTCCTTACCAGAACGATCCCTTTTTAGCAAGCCTTGCTTTGAAACGAGACAGCAACACGCTGCCAGTGAACAGAAGCGGAATAAATTAATCACACAGAACTAATTAATTTACCCTGAAAGGACCCAACACGGTGCTAAGCTCCAGAACAGCTGCACGAGTCAACTCAAAACCTTTGGGATCTTCGGCCCCAAAGCTGGGAAGTCCGGTTTCCCTACCAAAAGCCAGATCCTGGAGCCAAAGAGCAGGATCCCAGCTTTGGGAAGGGATCTGCATGCTTGCACGTGAGCAACACTCAAGCAGGTTTTGTGGACAAGCCAGCAATGCAGCCCAGTTGCAGCTGGAAAAGCACAAGAGAGACGCAGAGCTCTCCCAAAGTCACTCACGATCCCTTTGCCTCCATTTGAAAGTTCTTGATCCCTTCCAGAAATCCATCTGCACCACCATCCACCTACGGAAAACATCAGCTGGGAGCTCAGGGGCTGCCCTTGAGTGGGGCCGTGCCTCGCAGGGACGGGGACGGCAGCAGGTCCAGCGCAGCCGTGGAGTTGGTGCTGCAATCGATGTAACGATACGTCTCCAACGCGCTCTGCGTCACGTGGCCGATGTACGAGAGCTTCACCGATGtcctgggagggaggagaaCAGTTTAGTGGGGACAGAACGCGCAACAGCAGCTCCActatcaaaacaaaaatcctaGCAGGTTTTGCTTTCATCACATCATGCCTCTTCCCCCTTGGAAACTGCTGAGCCTCTCAGGTTTTTGCTCAGTTGAACCCTCAGCACAgagaggacacggagctgttcgtgagcccagaggaggccacgaggatgatccaagggctgcagcacctcctgtacgaggacaggctgagagttggggttgttcagcctggaggaaagaAGGTTCCAGAGAAACCTTCGAGCAGcttcccagtactgaaaggggctccaggaaagctggggaggggctctggatcagagagggcagggagaagacaaggcgggatagttttaagctgaaagaggggagattgaggtgagaccTTAGGGGGAAATGTGACACTTCCATTCCAAGCACCACCTACCTCATGAAGATGACGATGTTGTGTACCTTCACCTTGGGAAAAGTGCAGAAGAGACTGGAAGAgaccaaaacacagaaacaggtCAGCATGAACTACATGGGGTTGCTGAGATGATTGTGTTTCTTGGCATCTTCTGATGATGCTTTCCCTTTGGTGTTAGATCAAGACACGGTGCAGAACCCCCGTCACAACATCCCAACAAAGCAGCCTCTCAAGTCATTTCTTAGCAAACAGCGACTTTCCAGGAAGCGAGCAAGAACTCAGTCATTTCTAGAGCTAATCCTAATTAAAGCAGTTTTAACGTGCCCTCTCCCCAGCTCTACAGAGAGCAACGTATCCTTACTACACATAGGAGAAAGGTCCACCCAGCTCTGCCTTCACAGTGAAATTCAcctgtaaaagagaaaagaaaaggacttTTGCAAGCAGCTTGAGGACTCACTTAAATCTATCCCTTTCAGAGTCTTTCCTACCTTCTGCTGCCGTGTgtaaatcatggaatcataccactggtctcagcccttggatccagcctgccctgaTCCCCCTGCagaccctcccagccctccagtagctcaacactcccacccagttTAGCATCATCCACAAActgactgagggagcactcgatcccttcatccagatcatgaATGAAaacattgaacagaactggatccaacactgagccctgggggcacCACTTGGCACTGGCCTCCAACGGGACTGAGCTGCATTCCCCATCGTTCTTTGGGGCCAGAATCCAGctagttttttacccagcagagggctCAACTGTCCAGGCTAacggcagccagtttctcaagcagaatgctgtgagaaacagcgtcaaaggctttactaaatccaggtacactatatccacagcctcTACCTTGCCCATCAAGCaggtaaccttgtcatagaaggagatcaggtgaGTTTgacaggacctgcctttcataaacccatgttgactgggcctgatcacctggctGTCTCGTGTGCTGTGTgttagcactcaagatgaccagCTCCATGATCtctcctggcactgaggtcagactgacaggctaCCAGCCTGCTTTGCCAAGCAAAGCTTTAAGGTATGGATAGATCATCAAGTTAACTCGCAGAAGCACACAGGTTCTGTGCTCGATTTGGTGATGGTTATGTTCTAAGCAGAAAGACAGACACATACCAGTTTGTCGCTCAGCGGCTGGATGCTGGAGATGTTGGTGATCTGCTGGGTGCCCACCACGGTGTTCATGTACTGCACCTGGCTCGTCAGGCTGGGCACTGCCACCGAGTAGAAGTTGGAATTCCTGATCCGTAACGTGGCCTGGACGGAGGAAAGGAGAGCTGTGAGCGGCAGCGACCTTCCTGCCAGCTCAGTGCAGGTTATTTCCCCCTcaggaacacacacacacacaaataaaactTTACCGTGATGGCAAGAATGACAATGGAGTTCTTCTTGTCGAACCAGACGTGGACCACCTTGATCCCATCATCTTCCACCACAACAGAGTGCGggaacaggaagaaaaccacCAGCCCCGATACCAGGAGGCAGAGCAGCACTGACAGCAGGACGTAGAGTTTCCTGGAAGACGCAGGGAAGGGGTCACCCCCTCCGCCCCAACACGGCAGCTGCAAGAGACCCTGCAGCCAAAACCCAACCCAGGCAGCAAACAGCACGTGCTTGTTCTTCCCTAGAAGAGGCACAGAAGCGCTGCTCTAACAGTTTCAATAGCTGAAATTCCTCAAAACCATCACCTTtaaaccatttatttttcagtaatgaATAACCAAAGAATCATTTTTGCCCCCAGAGCGTTTTCCCAATCCAGTATTTGTGGTGTTGGCAAGGCAGCTGCTGTCTAAAAGCTTCAGGAAATGGTGCAGGGATGAAGCATGTGAGTAGGATCTTTGTTTCCATGCTCACCCCACAGTGGGATTTCACAGGAAGCATTTAAAGTTAGACTTCAAATTGTATTTGTTGGCGTACTTGGATgaaaacaaccccccccccagatgAAGTAGAGGCTGCAGGTTGGGTGAAACTGTAAATGACAAAAGAGCCCTGTTTGCAAAATTCGATGATTCTCCCTGCAACACTTACGTTCTCCGCGGGCGAAGCCGCTGGTCGCTGTAGGGTATCAGAGCCACCAACTCATTTACCTGCTCTGGGAAGCAAAAGGAACACGTTCACCAACTCGTCTACACATGTAAACGAGCAACGTTTGCACGCTGTATTTAGTCACCTGTGGGAATGCAGCCAGTGCCTTGGCAAGTGGGGCAGGTGATGCTGTCCTGCCCCGTGAACTCAACATATGGAAACTTGGCGATGTCTTCCACGCGGTCCCGGCTATCAAGTAAGTCATCATCATCCTCAGCCTTCGTCCCCTGCCTGGAGACAGGGGTTTTAACGGAGGGGGAAAGCACAGAACCCATcgcagcagcagaaggaaaggtGCAGAGCCAATGGCAGGGGCGGCAAGAGCGGTCCTGGTCAGTGAGAGGGATTTCAGCCTACATTGGACAAACAAGGAAATCCTGAGAGGGGGGGAATGACTTCCCCCTCAGAGAGATGGTCCCTCCCAGGGAGGGCAACACCCACCAAAAAGAGCCTCTCTCCACAGGGGTGACTCCCCAGGACCCCACAGCAAGAGGCACCCTGCTCAGGGAGGCCTCAAGGGAAGCTCGTATCAAAAACCTCCACAGAGACAGAGCTACATCCCTCACGAGCCCCCAGAGGAGAGGCACCCCCTCTCCTCCACAGACAGGCATACCTTTTTAGACACCCCACCACCCCAAAAAGGAGACACAGCAACCCCACCCTACCCCTCCGGGGCCCTGCCTGCGCTCCACAGACCCCCTGGTCCCACTGCTCCCCCCGGCAAGGCCCTGCCAGCAGCCCCCCACAAGACCCTCAGCCCCATCCTCCCACACAGGGAcctgcctgctccctccccagAGACCCTCAGCTCCCTGTCCCGAGACCCACAGCCCCTCACAACCCCCTCCCCCGAGATCCAAAGCCCCCCACAGACCCTATTCCTCGCCCCAGGGCCTACctgcccccacagcccctcacaCACACAACCCCCAGACCTCaaacccctcagacccccccgccccataACCAAACCCCCTCAGACCACCCCCCTAgacccaaaaccccctcagaccacacccccctcctccttctcctcctcctccgggcCTACCTGCCCTTCCCGATAGgcccaaaaccccctcaggcccgccccccagccccaacctCCGCGCAGGGCCTacctgcccccctcccccaatACACCTATGTCTCCTCAGCCCCTCCCAGCGAGAAACTCCCCCTTCAGGCCTCTCCCAGGTGAGGGGGACCCCCCCGGGCCCAGCGCATCCCTCACCCCGCCGCAGCCTCCCCGCTTCCCGCGCAGCCGCCGTCTCTATGGCAACGGCAACGGCGCATGCGCAAAGCGCGCAGACGGAGGGGGTGACCACGCCCCTTCACTTAGACCACGCCCCCTTCTCCGATCACCCACCCACTCATTACGCAGGGACCACGCCCCCACGTGACGCAGCCCGTCACAGGGCCACGCCCCCCGTAAGGCCACGCCCCCAGGACGGGGCGTCGCAGCCCCTCGTGACGTCACGCCACGCCCGGGCGCGGCTTTCCCTCACTGCGCATGCGCTCCGAGACCCCCGCCCCTTGGGCGCGGCTGAGGGCGCGGCCGGCTGTGCGCATGCGCGGAAGCCGGGCGGAGGGGGAGTCCCCGgtgggcggggcggggaggcgTGGCCGTGTGCGCATGCGCAAGAGCGTCGCGCGGGGTCCCCGGAGGGAGGAGGCGGGGTGGCGCTGTGCGCATGCGCAGTGCGGGGCGGCGCCTCCAGACCGGGGCTGGGGTGTGTGCTCGTGCAAGCGTGTGCAAGGCTGTAGGGGCTTGTGTGAGGCCGTGAGTGCTCCTGCGAGCTTGCACAAGGCTGTGAGTGCTTGTGCGAAGCCGTGGGGGCTTGTGAGGGGCTTGTGCAAGGCTGTGAGTGCTTGTACAAAGCCATGGGGGCTCGTGAGGGGCTTGTGCAAGGCTGTGAGTGCTTGTGCAAAACCATGGAGGCTTCTGTGGGGCTTGTGCAAGCTTGTGCAAGACTGAGTGCTTGTACAAAGTCATGTGGGCTTGTGAGGGGCTTGCACAAGCTTGTGCAAGGCTGTGAGTGCTTGTACAAAGCCATGGGGGCTTGTGAGGGGCTTGTGCAAGGCTGTGAGTGCTTGTGCAAAACCATGGGGGCTTCTGTGGGGCTTGTGCCAAGCCACAGGGGCTGGTGTGAGCCCGGCTGTGCAAAGTGTGCGAGGCCGCGTGAGCCCCGCACCCTCCGCCCTttgcctccccagcaccccaacccCAAGCTCTGCGCCCCGGGATGGAGCCCAGTTCCCcccagagctgccctgtggGATCACTGTGCTTGTGAGGGCAGCACCCAATctgctccctctcttccttctccctttcctaaCTCTccagatgggtttttttccttatttttttcccacttttccAGCTCCAGGAGCCCAGAGCGACCGCCACATCAGGCCAGCATCGCCTCCAGCACGGGTGTCCCTAAACCTCTAGATTTTAGGGACTCAAAAGCCCAACCATTCCTTCCCTCCCAGCTTCGATGGCTCCAGGATGGGAACGAGCAAAAACACCCCTTTTGGGGCATCATTTATTGAATAAATTcactcctgctttttttttttccctgctgcaaTAAATGTAAGAGAGAGTGGAAAACTGAATTCCTTCCCCTCGTCATCGCCCAACCCATCCAAATCAACTTGATGGCAAAATTAAACCTTGCCGGCACCACCGCGGCCGCCGGAGCCGATGGAAACTTCATGGATCATTTATTCTCTCCTTCCCAGGAGCAAAATGCCGGGGAGAGGGGAGGCTTTCCAGGTCgccttctcccctccctgtgCTCGTTGCCACCTTCTAATTGCCTGACTGGGGGCTGTGCGGCTCCTGTCGCCCCCTGCGCTGGGGGTTGCGCACCCGGGGATGGTGCTGGGGGCGTGTTTGGTCCATGGGGATGATGGATGGACCCCATCTGCGTGGACAGACCCCGCCAAGAGCACgttgagaggggacagggaggagaaaaCCCACCCCGAGTCCCTCAGAGGCCGGCTCCGCGGTGAGCTCAAACCTACACGAGACAACAGAGAATCCCCAGAGTGGGGGGGCAAGAATcgtagaagagtttgggttggaatggaccttaaagcccatccagtcccacctcccgctggatcaggggctccaagccccatccaacctggccttgaacccctccagggatggggcagccacccctgctctgggcagcctgggccagggcctccccaccctcacagcaaaacatttcttcccaagatctcatctcaatctcccctctttcagctcaaaactgttccctttcgctctctccctgccctccctgaccaagagcccctccccagctttcctggagcccttttcaccactggaagctgctctaaggcctccccggagccttctccaggctgaacaaccccaactctctcagcctgtcctcatacaggaggttctccagccctcggatcatctccgtggcctcctctggcctcaccccaacatctccatgtcctccctgtgctcaggactccagagctggacgtggggctccaggtttggtctcacagagcggagcagaggggcaggatcccctccctcaccctctGGTTCCACTAAAGCCACCGGTGCAAAACCCCGTGTTGTTGTATCTCACCCTTAATCCCTTTTCATCCcattttaaatccattttctcCCCTCAGAGCcaacagggatggggaaaaggaggggacaGGCCACACCCCGGCGCTGAGCCAGCAGGATTTTGCAACCGCTTCCGCAGAACCTTTCCTTCCCCGGGATGGAGCGAGCACAAGTCACCCCGGAATGGTGAAGCTGGTGGCTGCCGAGCGATTCCCAGTCCAGCTGtgtttgtgctttcttttcccttgtccgtgtGTCCATCTGGGTTATCCAGGGTGGGGACAAGGAGGGCTTCCATTCCTCCCGCTCAGCCTCCCACCCCTCTGCTGAACCAGTGTCGtcttcctccagccccacggaGCCAGGAGCCCCCTTCTCCCAGGCTGGAAGAGCGTGAAGATGCCAGCTCAGGGTCCCAGGTCTCagtctcttccctccctgcctctaTCCATACTGCAGGACCATCCTTCACCTTGTTGAACCGCACGAGGTTTTCACAATCCCGCTTCTCCAGCTTGGCAAGGTCAAGTCCTCCTGCCCCGTCCCATCCACAACCCCCTTCCCACCCTCCCCAAGAAGTTCTGCGCCACTAAATTGTCTCTAATGAACTCCCATTTCTTCCCAGACGCTGTTTTCTTTCGCTGGGCTCATTAAATCCATTTGAAAGCGGTTAGCGAAGCGCTTTCCCCACGCAAATTCGAGCTGCTGAACTCGCTGGCTGCGGCTGCGGGGCGGTGATTGCCGTCTGCAGGCACCGAGGGCTCATTTTCTCTGGGGATTTTGGGTTTAGGGGACACTTAATAAACCCGGGGAGCATCACACCTGTCAAAGCACTTGCTTGTCGCTTTTTGACGTGTTGCTGGTGGCTGCATCTCAGCTGCTTTTTGAGGATGGAAAGGGAGAAACTGCCAAATATCCTAAGTTTTTTGAACTCGGGGAGGGGGGTAGCTTGGCCGAGCAGGGGATCAGCTTCAGGTTGGGGCTGGGAACCTGCCCCCCCTTGGTCATACACATCTCCAGAACCTGGAGCTGCACCGAGGCCCTCAGAGATGCTGTTGTCTCCTGTCCAGGGGCAGAGGATGGATCAGCTCTCCCTTTGCTCTTCACCTGATCTAAgcaccagaaaaacaaaagactcTCAAGGACGTCAGCAGAGGTTTTACAGCACGCGGTGGCTGGTCTCTCAGGTGTCCCTCTGAAaatgggagaggaggaggatgagtgGAACATCTGGTTTTGGATGCTCCTGCAGGATCTAGTGGCATTTAGAACAATCATAGAgtcctggaatggtttgagtcgggagagacctcaaagcccatccagttccacccctgccatgggcagggacacccccctcCTCGatcaagggctccaagccccattcagcctggccttgaacccctccagggatggggcagcagccactgctctgggcagcctgggccaggacctccccaccctctcaggaaaagatttcttcctcacatctcatctcaacctccc
This genomic window from Phaenicophaeus curvirostris isolate KB17595 chromosome 38, BPBGC_Pcur_1.0, whole genome shotgun sequence contains:
- the TMEM106C gene encoding transmembrane protein 106C isoform X1 codes for the protein MGSVLSPSVKTPVSRQGTKAEDDDDLLDSRDRVEDIAKFPYVEFTGQDSITCPTCQGTGCIPTEQVNELVALIPYSDQRLRPRRTKLYVLLSVLLCLLVSGLVVFFLFPHSVVVEDDGIKVVHVWFDKKNSIVILAITATLRIRNSNFYSVAVPSLTSQVQYMNTVVGTQQITNISSIQPLSDKLVNFTVKAELGGPFSYVYLFCTFPKVKVHNIVIFMRTSVKLSYIGHVTQSALETYRYIDCSTNSTAALDLLPSPSLRGTAPLKGSP
- the TMEM106C gene encoding transmembrane protein 106C isoform X2 — protein: MGSVLSPSVKTPVSRQGTKAEDDDDLLDSRDRVEDIAKFPYVEFTGQDSITCPTCQGTGCIPTEQVNELVALIPYSDQRLRPRRTKLYVLLSVLLCLLVSGLVVFFLFPHSVVVEDDGIKVVHATLRIRNSNFYSVAVPSLTSQVQYMNTVVGTQQITNISSIQPLSDKLVNFTVKAELGGPFSYVYLFCTFPKVKVHNIVIFMRTSVKLSYIGHVTQSALETYRYIDCSTNSTAALDLLPSPSLRGTAPLKGSP